A genome region from Penicillium psychrofluorescens genome assembly, chromosome: 3 includes the following:
- a CDS encoding uncharacterized protein (ID:PFLUO_004863-T1.cds;~source:funannotate), whose protein sequence is MVSDLDATERPSEDGLGHVIAAIDMKDYGTVGCSYYSTDEEKIYLLGDTRLGGMETIEALLLQIRPTVILTPPRVDLLDAQDQRQNLAQENESSAYLPYQVDVRPTSEFNHASAQSKLVSLELSSTHEERLRFFVPHDGIAAPDEVNAEDMGFTLQEGRLLHISSSVDMENPVTIGCAGAILTYLLRRRASQPSLADKGGIGFQVRSLEMFSLHDTMCINGNSFLSLQIVQSESHPNMFNQGPGKKSSSGKEGLSVYGLFHRFAGTPQGRGRLRRMFFRPSVDLNTICERHDFIAVLSRPDNLAPLEKMTKALKHIKNLRPVLINLRKGVSTGSAKITGFKTTVWASLLAFAFFSIDIHDALRETSRAEMLPLRMKALRVFEAAQLYRVGRMIQEIVDIDSSEEQSRTVVKQGLDRNLDLMKDRYDGLSSLLKHVAMDVADTIPENLDIDINVIYFPQLGFNIAIPLNERGEATYTGSDEDWELMFITENRAYFKDFRMREMDEKLGDIYGLICEKEIEIVYDLAQGVLQYENVLVDASDICGEIDCLLALTHAASFYKLVRPRMVQHNIIKIKGGRHILQELTVSSYVPNNTYLMGGSIGSAEPDASLFADQTQSMLLLTGPNYSGKSVYMKQVALIVYLAQIGSFVPADSAELGITDKILTKINTQDSVSKIQSTFMNDLQQISLTLKQVTSQSLVIIDEFGKGTNECDGIGLACGILEHLLSRNDPPKVIAATHFHEIFENNFLVSHPRLQLGHMEVQVCEDSKVVEDQITYLYNFRPGRSNKSFGTMCAAINGIDPAIISRATEIASLSARGENLVAACAVLSPEETQALKEADALARRFLGMDLSGHDDGLGGGKREALQELFSKFGQ, encoded by the exons ATGGTATCCGATCTTGATGCAACGGAGAGACCCTCTGAGGATGGATTGGGTCATGTCATCGCTGCAATTGACATGAAGGACTACGGCACTGTGGGGTGCTCGTACTACTCcaccgacgaagagaagaTATACCTGCTGGGTGACACTCGTCTGGGTGGGATGGAAACCATTGAGGCTT TGCTACTCCAAATTCGACCAACGGTCATCTTGACGCCGCCTCGAGTCGATCTTCTGGATGCACAGGACCAGAGACAAAATCTTGCGCAGGAGAATG AGTCGTCTGCATATCTTCCATACCAGGTAGATGTTCGCCCAACCTCAGAGTTCAACCATGCCAGTGCGCAGAGCAAACTAGTATCACTTGAGCTGTCATCGACCCACGAGGAGCGCCTTCGCTTCTTTGTGCCTCATGACGGTATTGCAGCACCCGACGAAGTGAATGCGGAAGACATGGGGTTTACCCTTCAAGAGGGAAGGCTTCTGCATATCTCCAGCTCAGTTGACATGGAGAATCCGGTGACCATTGGTTGTGCCGGTGCAATTCTGACGTACTTGCTACGACGGAGGGCTTCACAGCCAAGTCTAGCGGACAAAGGTGGTATTGGCTTCCAAGTGCGATCCTTGGAGATGTTCAGCCTCCACGACACTAT GTGTATCAATGGAAACTCATTCCTGTCACTCCAAATCGTGCAATCCGAGTCCCATCCAAACATGTTCAACCAAGGCCCGGGAAAGAAGTCATCCTCGGGAAAAGAAGGTCTCTCTGTCTATGGGCTTTTTCACCGCTTTGCAGGCACGCCTCAGGGTAGAGGCAGGCTGAGACGGATGTTCTTTCGCCCAAGCGTGGATCTGAATACAATTTGCGAACGGCATGATTTCATTGCAGTTCTTTCACGGCCGGATAACCTGGCaccgctggagaagatgaccaaggCTTTGAAGCATATCAAGAATCTCAGGCCCGTGCTGATCAACCTTCGCAAAGGGGTTAGTACAGGAAGTGCAAAGATTACCGGGTTCAAAACTACGGTCTGGGCGAGTCTACTAGCG TTCGCTTTCTTTTCGATTGACATCCATGATGCTCTGCGGGAGACCTCCAGGGCTGAGATGTTGCCTCTGCGGATGAAG GCTCTTCGGGTCTTTGAAGCAGCTCAGCTATATAGAGTTGGACGCATGATCCAGGAGATT GTGGACATTGACAGTTCAGAAGAGCAGAGCAGAACAGTGGTCAAGCAGGGCCTTGACAGAAATCTCGATCTGATGAAGGACAGATACGACGGTCTGAGCAGTCTGTTGAAGCACGTTGCTATGGACGTCGCCGACACGATCCCCGAAAATCTTGATATCGATATCAATGTGATCTACTTTCCCCAGCTGGGGTTCAATATCGCAATCCCACTGAATGAACGCGGAGAAGCGACATACACTGGCTCCGACGAGGACTGGGAGCTCATGTTCATCACGGAGAATAGGGCATATTTCAAGGATTTCCGTAtgagagagatggatgagaAGCTGGGTGATATTTACGGTCTCATCTGTG AAAAGGAGATTGAGATCGTGTACGACCTGGCTCAGGGCGTTCTGCAGTATGAAAATGTACTCGTGGATGCGTCAGATATCTGTGGAGAGATTGACTG CCTTCTGGCTCTCACACATGCGGCCAGCTTTTACAAGCTGGTGCGGCCCCGGATGGTCCAACACAACATCATCAAAATCAAGGGTGGCCG TCATATTCTCCAAGAACTGACCGTTTCTTCTTACGTTCCAAACAATACGTATCTGATGGGTGGAAGTATAGGGAGTGCAGAGCCTGACGCCTCTTTGTTTGCCGATCAGACTCAGAGCATGCTGCTGTTGACTGGGCCAAACTACTCCGGGAAGAGCGTTTACATGAAACAG GTTGCTTTGATTGTTTACCTCGCGCAGATTGGCAG CTTCGTTCCTGCGGACAGCGCAGAGCTGGGTATCACCGATAAAATCTTGACCAAAATCAACACCCAAGACAGCGTCTCCAAG ATCCAGAGCACGTTCATGAACGACTTGCAGCAGATCTCACTCACTCTGAAGCAGGTTACTAGCCAAAGTTTGGTGATCATCGATGAATTTGGCAAGGGCACAAATGAGTGTG ATGGCATCGGTCTGGCGTGCGGGATCCTCGAACACCTCTTGAGCCGGAACGATCCTCCAAAGGTGATCGCCGCGACCCATTTTCATGAGATCTTTGAGAACAACTTCCTGGTATCGCACCCCCGACTGCAGCTCGGGCACATGGAGGTTCAGGTCTGCGAAGACTCGAAGGTAGTGGAAGACCAGATCACCTATCTTTACAA CTTCCGACCTGGTCGCAGCAACAAGAGTTTCGGAACCAT GTGCGCCGCCATCAACGGTATCGATCCTGCGATCATCTCCCGCGCCACCGAGATCGCATCCCTGTCAGCTCGTGGCGAGAACCTTGTTGCCGCGTGTGCAGTTCTATCTCCCGAAGAGACGCAGGCTCTTAAGGAAGCC GATGCACTAGCCAGACGATTCCTTGGGATGGATCTCTCAGGCCACGATGATGGCTTAGGCGGCGGCAAGAGGGAGGCCTTGCAGGAATTATTCTCGAAGTTCGGGCAATAA
- a CDS encoding uncharacterized protein (ID:PFLUO_004864-T1.cds;~source:funannotate) produces MSRIPELVRDSKLSTKIDAEHTTHTFLESASVAGRRTRRRVREEVWKKKRHLGIGIFGTVWLEECVSENQENKVRAVKEVRKMEPGANAMDYNRELEAIAKFSAQKFDGCFVKSSGWFESPDAVCVTMEYLPNGDLQKYMTRPFSENEAQQITFQLLEGLDFMHSSGFTHHDLKPENIFVLSQGPDWWVKIGDFGLSKRVMEGFTGQQTFNGTPAFTAPEVYEQVWKQQQENDAPVLDSTAEADIWALGVIVYYMLTAKLPFSLSNQLLDYYNGEAILPLISLTLVGSSPDATSFLESVMAANPTDRSTAADALNHVWVEAAQQDPPPPSPTGTEWSFTKSPKLLPRALSRREAITSTNEAAQKPIPDDEVPTLRLSNLSTEKAQELFVVDHTSNSGINDLNLASPPLSAANRSFVERHPSFTTDTESIAPSEDSERPVTLTRYFRRSVARSEDSERLTTLPRYFRQLSASDISPGENIALFYTAQV; encoded by the exons ATGTCTCGGATCCCAGAGCTTGTCAGGGACTCGAAGCTGTCCACCAAAATCGATGCTGAGCACACAACACACACATTTCTAGAATCGGCTTCGGTGGCTGGTCGGAGAACAAGGCGCAGGGTGCGCGAGGAAGtatggaagaagaagagacatCTAGGGatcggcatcttcggcacGGTATGGCTGGAGGAATGCGTGTCCGAAAATCAGGAGAATAAAGTCCGCGCTGTGAAGGAGGTGCGGAAGATGGAGCCCGGCGCAAATGCTATGGATTATAATCGCGAGCTGGAGGCTATTGCCAAGTTCTCGGCGCAGAAA TTTGATGGATGCTTCGTGAAATCCTCCGGATGGTTTGAAAGCCCAGATGCTGTGTGTGTTACCATGGAGTATCTTCCGAACGGTGATTTGCAGAAGTACATGACCCGGCCCTTCTCGGAGAACGAAGCACAGCAGATTACTTTCCAGCTTCTGGAGGGTCTGGACTTTATGCACAGCAGTGGGTTTACCCACCATGATCTCAAGCCTGAA AATATCTTCGTCCTGTCTCAGGGTCCGGATTGGTGGGTCAAAATCGGTGACTTCGGTCTCAGCAAGCGCGTGATGGAGGGATTTACCGGCCAGCAAACTTTCAACGGCACCCCAGCCTTCACTGCTCCGGAGGTCTATGAGCAGGTgtggaagcagcagcaagaaaacGATGCGCCGGTCTTGGATTCCACCGCAGAAGCCGATATCTGGGCTCTGGGTGTGATTGTCTATTATATGCTGACTGCGAAGCTGCCATTCTCTCTGAGCAATCAACTTCTCGACTACTACAATGGCGAAGCGATCCTTCCTTTGATTTCATTGACTCTAGTCGGTTCCAGCCCAGATGCCACATCATTCTTGGAGTCTGTAATGGCCGCAAACCCCACTGATCGCTCAACCGCCGCGGACGCTTTAAACCATGTCTGGGTAGAAGCTGCACAGCAAGatccacctccaccatccccaaCAGGCACCGAGTGGAGTTTTACAAAATCGCCCAAGCTCTTGCCCCGCGCGCTGAGTCGGCGGGAAGCCATCACTTCTACCAACGAAGCTGCCCAGAAACCGATCCCGGATGACGAAGTACCAACTCTAAGATTGTCGAACCTGTCAACGGAAAAGGCACAAGAACTGTTCGTCGTCGACCACACATCTAATTCCGGAATCAACGACCTGAACCTCGCAAGTCCGCCGCTATCAGCAGCCAACAGATCCTTCGTCGAGCGCCACCCTTCCTTCACCACAGACACCGAGTCAATAGCTCCCTCCGAAGACAGCGAGCGTCCGGTTACGTTAACTCGGTACTTCCGCCGGTCAGTCGCTCGGTCCGAAGACAGCGAGCGTCTAACGACATTGCCCCGGTACTTCCGCCAACTGTCTGCATCCGACATCTCGCCGGGAGAAA ACATTGCCCTCTTTTACACGGCGCAGGTCTGA
- a CDS encoding uncharacterized protein (ID:PFLUO_004862-T1.cds;~source:funannotate): MTDTVEKAKKPLVSNGAQPLKKTTKSSKDKQVDDLKRKAAKKERHQTKKAKKEVRARITADLKSCIKELKAACDELNFRKDLLIESVSKTLDMAVATMREIEVFEEKYGEK, encoded by the exons ATGACTGACACAGTcgaaaaagccaagaaaCCTCTTGTCTCCAACGGCGCTCAGCCGCTGAAGAAGACCACCAAGTCCTCCAAGGACAAGC AGGTGGATGACctcaagcgcaaggccgccaaGAAGGAACGGCACCAGACcaagaaagcgaagaaggaGGTCCGCGCCAGAATCACCGCTGACCTGAAGAGCTGCATCAAGGAACTGAAGGCAGCCTGCGACGAGCTGAACTTCCGCAAGGATCTGCTGATCGAGTCTGTTTCCAAGACCCTCGATATGGCCGTGGCGACCATgcgcgagatcgaggtgTTTGAGGAGAAGTATGGCGAGAAGTAA